The DNA segment AATCGAGCCAGCGTTTCCTCCAAGCGATTGCGTTGATTCGCGACGGCCGCATCGGGACCGTCAAGAAAGTGACCTGCGGGATCAATGGGATGGTCGGATCCCCCGTGATCCCAGTCACAGAAGTCCCTAAAGAACTGGACTGGGAATTGTGGCTTGGGCCGGCTCCGAAAGTCGACTACCGAGCCCTGCCGGAAATGCGAACCGGCTACGGCGGCGGCGTGCCGCTATATAGCAATTGCCACTACGCGTTCCGGAACTGGCACGAGTACTCCGGCGGCAAACTGACCGACTGGGGCGCTCATCACGTCGACATCGCCTGCTGGGCACTCGGAGCAACCGACACCGGCCCCAGCAAAGTGACGCCGCTAAGTTACGACCTGCCTGTTGAATACAAAGATGGGTATCCGGTCGTCAACGATCAATACAACGCGGCCACCAAATTCAAGATCGGTGTCGCCATGCCAAACGATGTGGAAATGATCATCACCAGCGAAGGTGATAACGGCATTTTGTTTGAAGGAACCAAGGGCCGATTCTTCGTCAACCGTGGCAAGATCGCCGGCAAACCGGTTGAGGACCTTAAAGAGAATCCGCTGCCAGAAGGAGCCATTGAGAAAGTCTATGGTGGCCCGATCAGCAAGAACCACACGGCTAACTTCATTGAAGGAATGCAATCTCGCAAACAGCCGATTTCCGACGTTTGGTCCCACAACCGAATGCTTGAAATCTGCCACCTTTCAAATATCTCGATGCGTTTAGGTCGCGAATTGAACTGGGATGCCGACAAGCGAGAAATCGTCGGCGACGCTCAGGCCAATGCATTCTTGTCGCGTGAAAACCGCAAGGGTTACGAGATCAACATGTAGGCTTTGCCGCTTCGTGCAACGCTGGTAAACCTTTTCCGTACGCCAAACTCTGCCGAGTTTGGCGTACGGTGTTCTTATTCTAAAGTCTGCGGAACGTGAAATTGATAGCTGGCGTAGTGGACGAAAGGCGACTTTTGACGATTGGTTTCCGGGCCGGAGGGCTCGCGCCCAATGCCGCTAAGAATTTGAGTTCGTGATCGCCTCTTAGCGGAAGCATGCCGGGGCCCATCATTCGTCTCCAATTGATTTCACGTCTGGTGACTTTCGCTCCGGTTGCCTGTTGCAGAGAGGCCCCATGCGTCACTCAGCTTTTCAATCCATCGTTCATCGCCCATACCCGTTGGCGAAGACGCCTTGGAGTATTGCGCAACGCTGGTCAGACCTTCTGTTCGCGCACTGGCCGACAAGCGCAACGGCG comes from the Roseimaritima multifibrata genome and includes:
- a CDS encoding Gfo/Idh/MocA family protein, coding for MSNIHHPSRRRFLQGVAAAGTAAALASSPNRALALQSPNERPVFATIGLRNQGWGITQKSTGLADFVALADVDSNVLGENVEKLKNKQGKAPDAYKDYRKVLDRKDIDAVMIATPDHWHTKISVEAMYAGKDVYCEKPLTLTIDEGKLIEKVVKETGRVFQVGTMQRSESSQRFLQAIALIRDGRIGTVKKVTCGINGMVGSPVIPVTEVPKELDWELWLGPAPKVDYRALPEMRTGYGGGVPLYSNCHYAFRNWHEYSGGKLTDWGAHHVDIACWALGATDTGPSKVTPLSYDLPVEYKDGYPVVNDQYNAATKFKIGVAMPNDVEMIITSEGDNGILFEGTKGRFFVNRGKIAGKPVEDLKENPLPEGAIEKVYGGPISKNHTANFIEGMQSRKQPISDVWSHNRMLEICHLSNISMRLGRELNWDADKREIVGDAQANAFLSRENRKGYEINM